TTAACCGGGGTTACCGGCTGATTATGGTGGTACCGACAAAATTCTCGGAGGAAAAACAGGTTTTGCTTCGCGCTCTTGGCGCAGAAGTTATAAACACGCCCCGGGAGGAAGGCATGCAGGGGGCAGAACGAAAAGCAGAGGAATTGCGTAAGTCGATACCCAATGCAATTTCGCTTGAGCAATTTCGCAATCCTGCAAATCCATTGGCGCATTATGAAACAACTGGTCCGGAAATATGGTCTGATTTAGGCGTAAGTATAGATTATTTTGTCGCAGGCGCAGGCAGCGGCGGTACATACACTGGAATCGTCCGTTACTTGAAAGAGGGAAAGCCGAATATCAAAGGTATTCTCGCCGACCCGATTGGTTCGACGATTGGGGGTGGGGAACATGGCGACTACGATATTGAGGGCATTGGAAACGATTTTATAGCGGATACGATGGATATGTCACTTGTAGATGAGGTCATAAAAGTCAGCGATGATGAGGCTTTTGAAGAAACCAGACTGCTTGCAAGAAATGAAGGTATTATAGCAGGCTCATCTTCCGGTGCGAATCTTGCAGCGATACGCAAGATTGCTGCTCGAATTAAATATGGAACTATCGTCACAGTTTTGCCAGACAGGGGAGAGCGATATATTTCAAAAAATCTATTTTAAGGGACACAGCAGAATGGTGTAGGTCAATATTAGAACCATTAATCATATTAATCATATATGAAATATTGGTGTATTAATGGCGTTGAAGCGGCTTAGGTTTTATTCGCTGCTATTTGTAATCGTCGAACGGCGCAGCAGATATGGAATCTTTAACGAATGGAGTGATAACAAGTGCCGAATATTAATTTGTCCCTTCCGGAAGTACAGATAAGGGAAATCAGGATTAATTCAATAACAGGTTATCAAGGTGATGCTAAAGAACTTGCAGAGATGAGCTATTGCGGCTTGAAGGATAAAGGGCGGTCATTCAGCCAATGCCTCGGCTGCGCAACTTCAAAAGCGGCTTGTATGACTATCTTAATTCAAGATGGCGCGGTCATCAGCCACGGACCGGTGGGCTGTGCTTCCTGCCTGCATGATTTTGCTTTTACCTACCGCGTGAATTCTCCCCTGCGCGGCGTTGAACACCCCACGCCACGCCATATCTTTTCCACAAATCTAAAGGAAAAGGACACGGTTTACGGGGGAAATATTAAGCTTGCAAATACCATTCGCGAAGTATATGACCGCACAAGGGCGAACGCTATTTTTGTATTGACCACTTGTGCCGCCGGAATCATTGGCGATGATGTGGAGAGTATTTGCAACGAAGCCGAGGAGGAGTTGGGGATTCCGGTTGTAGCCATCTTCTGTGAAGGCTTCCGTTCCAAGGTTTGGACAACAGGTTTTGACGCGGCTTATCACGGCATTGCGCGCAAACTAATCCAGAAACCCCGTGAGCGGCGGCATGATATGGTTAATGTAATTAACTTCTGGGGCAGTGATGTGTTTACCGAGTGGTTTGCCCCGTTTGGCGTAAAACCGAATTACATTACGCCTTATTCAACGGTAAACAGATTAAGATACGCCAGTGAGGCGGCTGCGACTGTCCAAGTTTGCTCCACGTTGGGCAGCTATCTGGGCGCGGTGCTGGAACAGGACTTTGGCGTTCCAGAAATCCCTGCTGCGCCGCCTTATGGCATTGCACAAACGGACAGATGGTTCCGAGCATTAGGAAAGGTTCTTGGAAAAGAGGAAGTCGCCGAAAAAATCATTGCGGAAAAGAAGAAAAAGTACCTGCCCAAAATCGAAGCCCTGCGTGAAAAACTGTCAGGCAAAACCGCTTATGTAACTGCCGGCGCGGCACATGGCCACGCATTGCTGAATGTGCTGGAAGAGCTTGGCCTGAAAGCTGTCGGCGCGGCGATTTTCCACCATGACCCCGTCTATGACAGCGGACGCCGGGAAAACGACCAGTTGTCACAGCATGTAACCGATTATGGCAATGTGCCGAACTTCAATGTCTGTAGTAAACAGGAGTTCGAGCTGGTCAATGCCTTGAACCGTATCCGCCCGGACGTGCTGCTGGCCCGGCATGGCGGAATGACGCTTTGGGGCGCCAAACTGGGTATTCCTTCGCTGCTGATTGGCGACGAGCATTACTCCATGGGTTATGAAGGGCTGGTTAACTATGGCGAGCGCCTGTTGGAGACTATTGAAAACGATGAGTTTGTAAAAAACCTCGAAAAGCATGCGGTTAACCCTTACACCGAATGGTGGCTTGAGCAGCCGCCGTACTATTTCTTGAAAGGAGGTGCTGGCAAATGAGCAGATCAGGCATGATTGAACAAGAACGCTTTACCTGTGCAATTGGCGCTATGCAAAGTGTTGTGGCAATTCCGAGGGCTGTGCCGATTCTTCATTCCGGACCCGGCTGCGGAGAGATGGTTGCCGGCTTTTTTGAACGCTCGAAGGGATATACCGGCGGCCCTACAGCCCCTTGCACGAACTTTTCCGAAAAAGAAGTTGTGTTCGGTGGCATAAACCGGCTGCGCGACATTATAAAAAACACCTACAAAGTATTGGATACAGATTTGCAGGTAGTTATGACTGGCTGTACTGCGGGCATTGTCGGAGACGACGTGGATAGCTTGGTGGCGGAATTCGCCGAAGAGGGAAAACCGATTGTATCGGTTGAAACCGCTGGCTTTAAGGCCACCAATTTTGAAGCTCACAGCCTTGTGGTAAATGCCATAATCGACCAATATGTGAGCCGGTTCGAATCGGAGAATAAACCTAAGTCGCAAAAGAATACAGTGAACCTGATTGCCTCTATTCCATATCAGGACCCATTTTGGAAAGGCAATCTGGCTGAATATAAGCGCCTGCTTGCGGGCATCGGGCTAAAAGCCAATGTTTTGTTTGGACCGGAGTCAGGTGGAGTAAAAGAGTGGCAGACCATACCGACAGCGGGCTTCAACATATTAGTTTCACCGTGGTACGGCAAGCCAATTGCGGATCATCTCAAATCCAAGTATGGGCAGGAATATACATGGTTCCATCATATTCCCATTGGAGCAAATGAAACAGAAGCGTTTCTCAATCAGGTTGTAGAATTTGCAGTTGCCCAGGGAGCCGAAATTGACGAGAAAAAAGCGCGGGCGTTTATCAAACACGAGTCAGACGCTTACTATGAGGAAATCGAAAACCTTGCGGCTTTCCTTTTGGAGTTCCGTTACGGCCTTCCCAACCATGCCCATATTCTGCATGACGCGGGATACGTCGTTGCCTTATCTAAATTCTTGCTGCACGAGGTTGGAATCGTGCCAAAGGAACAGTTCGTAACGGACGGCACGCCAGAGAAATTTCAAGAAACCATTCGGGCCGATTTGAAAAGCACCAGCAATAAGCGGGAAATTCCGCTTTATTTTGAACCAGATGCAGGAAAGGCGCAGGAAATTCTCCGCGGGATACGTCATAACGGCCGTGGCATTATCATCGGTTCAGGATGGGATAAGGAACTTGCGAAAGAAAAGGGATATGATTTTCTCCCGGCTGCTGTACCTTCTCAATACCGCTTGGTTTTGACGACTAACTACGCAGGCTTTACGGGAGGACTTCGTGTTATAGAGGACATCTACCAGACGGTTCTTTCGACCTATGCGTAAGGAGGATGCCCTATGAGTTACCGCATTGGATTTGCCAGCATTGATGGCACAATTATTGACCAACATTTCGGTTCGGCCAGATACTGGCAGATCTACGACGTGGATACAGAAGCGCATTTTGTAGAGACCCGCAAAACGGCTGCCAAATGTCAAGGCCATTGTGAAGGCGGATTTGAACATCTGATTTCTGTGTTGAACGATTGCGACGCAATATTTGTTTTAAAAATAGGCGAACCCGCGGCAGCCTTTATGCTGAGCAAGGGCAAAAGGGTGTTTGAAGCAGCCGGAGAAGTGGATAAAATCCTCGCCAAACTGATTGGTGACCGCTTGCTTGAAGACAATGGCTGAAAGGGGTGAGTTTTATGGCATTTACATACGACGATTTGAAGAAGCGACATCCCTGCTTTGCAGTGGGCGCAAAGAACTATAAGGGACGGGTTCATCTGCCGGTATCCCCTGGATGTAATATTTATTGCAACTTCTGCAAGCGCGACATAAACGATACGGATATTCGCCCCGGTGTTGCGAGCAAGATCATTACGCCTAAAGAAGCTGTTGAGGTAGTGAGGGAGGCTGTAGCCCTTTGCCCGGACATTACCGTAGTGGGTGTGGCTGGGCCGGGCGATACACTGGCAACACCTTATGCGCTGGAGACATTTCGCCTTATCAAAAAGGAGTTCCCTCAAATTATTAAGTGCATGAGCACAAACGGGCTTTTGCTTCCGGAATATGCAGATGAGATTATTGAAGTGGGCATTGATAGCCTGACAGTTACCGTCAATGCAGTTGACCCGGCAATAGAGGCTCAGATATGCGCGGGGATTTTCTATCACGGCAAACGCTATGTGGGGACTGAAGCCGCGGAGATTCTCATTCGAAATCAACTTGCCGGTATTGAAAAGGTCTCACAGTCAGGAATAACAGTAAAAGTAAACACCGTGCTGATTCCTGAAATCAATGCGGAGCATGTGCCGGAGGTGGCAAAGACTGTAGCGTCGCGCGGGGCTAAAATCTACAACATCATCCCGCTGATTCCCCAGCATAAACTAAGCTGGTGCAGCGAGCCCGGTTGCGAATTGCTCAGCAAGGCGCGGGCAGAGGCGGAGAAGTATATTGACGTATTCCGGCATTGTCAGCGATGCCGGGCAGATGCCGCCGGAATTCCCGGCGGGCGGGATGTATCTGACCAAGTGTATATCCGTCCTATAAAAGCGGAAAATACCTTTTCTCACGGTTAAAAAGCGATATGAAAAGGAAACCAAAGTGGAGCAGTATCGAGTATTACTCGATTGAAATAAAGCTGCTTATTTTGCGAATCAATTAGGAGGTGGTTTGATATGTGCGGCGATTGTGAAATGCCGGGAATGCATCGATATCAACATTTTAATTTAGGAGGAAAACTTATATGGCAAATGTTTTGGAGAAAACTGCATATCGGTTTGATACGCAAAGATTGCGGGCTGGCTATGAGCCAAAAGAGCATAACTATGCTGTATCGCCGCCGATTTATCAGACCACAGCCTATGATTTTCGCGATGTGGAGCATGCCAAAGCGTTATTTGGAATACGAGAGGCAGGCAATCTGTATACTCGCATTGGGAACCCCACTGTCAGTGTGTTAGAACAGCGCGTCGCGGCGCTTGATGGGGCCAGCGGTGCGATTGCGCTCGCTTCCGGCATGGCGGCTATCAGTTATACGCTGCTCAATATTGCAGAAGGCGGAGGGCGTATTCTTACATCCCCTTATCTCTATGGCGGCAGCGCTGATAGCTTTAAAAAGATCTATCCCAAATTCGGTATCACGATTGATTATGCGAAAAATATTGAAAACCCGGAAAAGCTGTCGGACGAAATTACGCCCGATACCAAAGCAATCTATGTCGAGAGTATCAGCAACCCAAGCGCCGTACTCTTAGACATTGATGCGATTGCGCGCGTCGCCCATGAACATGGCATACCGCTTATCGTAGACAACACAATCGCGACCCCGTATTTGTATAACCCTATTGCGCATGGGGCCGACATTGTGATTTACTCTGCCACCAAGGGCCTGGCGGGGCACGGAAATGTAATTGCCGGGCTGATATTGGAAAGCGGAAAATTCAACTGGCAGACCGATAAATTTCCGCAGTTTTCTGAAAAGTATTATACCTTGCGGGATATTAACGATAATAACCGCAGTTTTCTCGAGGTATTCCCTGAGGCTCCGTTTACAAGCAGAGTCCGCTTTAACTACCTCAACTACTTTGGGGCAGCGCTATCGCCATTTGACGCTTATCTTGTCCTGCTCGGATTGGAAACCCTGTCCGAGCGCATAGCTAAACAAGTGCAAAACGCCAAAGCCTTGGCGGAATACTTAAATACTCACGAGTCCGTGGAATGGGTTCGGTATCCCGGGTTAAAGGGAAGTCCCTATTATGATCTTGCTGAACGTGATTTTCCAAGAGGGGTAGGAGGAGTCCTGGCATTCGGCTTCAAAGGGACGACTGCCCAAAGAGAGACTTTCTTAAATTCAGTGAAACTTTTTCATTACCATGTAAATATCGGAGATGTCCGCAGCCTGATTGTAAATTCCCCTCAGACCACCCATGGAGAATTGGAATCATATGAGAAGAAAATTGCCGATATCCCAGAGAACCTGATTCGCATATCCGCGGGGCTTGAAGATGTGTCCGATTTAATAGCGGATTTGGAACAGGCGTTTAAAAAGGCCCGTACCTGATTTTTGCAAGAGCCTATTTCAAACAGAGTCGGCATAGCGGTTATGCTTTTAAAATTTCTATTAGCACGCTTGTTAGCTGCGGTTAAGACGACACACGCCGCAGTGTATATACTTTTTGACTTTGGAGGAAAAGCATATGAGTAAGGAAATAAGACAAATTGCTATCTATGGGAAGGGTGGTATAGGAAAGTCTACCACCACGCAAAACCTTACCGCAGCACTTGCGGAAAGCGGAAAAAAGATTATGGTAGTAGGGTGTGACCCTAAGGCTGACTCAACAAGACTTCTCTTGGGAACACTTGCCCAGCGCACTGTTCTCGATACGCTGCGCGAGACTGGAGAAGATGTGGAACTTAGCAGTATCATGCGCACCGGATTCGGCGGAATTAAGTGTGTAGAGTCTGGAGGGCCGGAACCCGGCGTTGGATGTGCCGGACGTGGGATAATTACTTCCATAGGATTGTTAGAGCAGCTTGGAGCCTATACAGAGGATCTCGATTATGTATTTTACGATGTCCTCGGAGACGTTGTTTGCGGCGGCTTTGCAATGCCGATTCGTGAAGGGAAGGCAAAGGAAATTTATATTGTGGCGAGCGGAGAAATGATGGCATTGTATGCTGCGAACAATATTGCAAAAGGGATTGCAAGGTTCGCGAAAAAGGGCGGCGTACGGCTCGGGGGCATTATCTGCAATAGCCGTAATGTCGACCGAGAGATTGACCTTCTCCGGGCTTTTTCTGCAGAATTAGGAACGCAGCTAATCTACTTTATTCCTCGTGACAATGTGGTTCAGCGCGCTGAAATCAATCGGAAAACCGTCATTGAGTATGAGCCAAATTCAAAGCAGGCCGACGAATATCGCAATTTGGCGAAGGCAATTGACCAGAACACTAATTTTTCAATCCCCAAACCAATGTCGCAGGAGCGTCTTGAGGAAATCTTGCTGGAATATGGGCTGATGGATAACCTGAGAGACGATTATCGTATTTAAAAAATCGGTCGACAGTTTCTGCCGACCGATTTTTTTGCATTAATGGAAACTATCCCGCAAAAGTATACAAAATTTGCTCTGGAGTGTCGAATATGAAATGATATTGAAATGATATTATATATATAAATAAAGATTTTTAGTAAAAAATTACATAACAATGTTTATTCGCTAAGTAGCTGCTTATTGAGTATTTATAATAAATTGTACCTTTGAAAACCAATTATAACATGGTATAGTATATTATACCATATTATAGGAGGATTATTATGGAGAATGCCGGAGATAAATCCAAATTAGGTAAAGAATCTGTCGAATCCAATATTAATGGTGAAAATGTAGAAGAAAAACATGTTAGCGGTGACGACAATGCCGCATCTACAGCCCATCAAGATAAAAAGAAGGTAAATCCCAAAAAACCAATTCGTACTTTTCCTCAGTTTTCAATCAAGGAAGCTATGAAGATTGCCAAAACTATTGGTGAGTACAATGCAGGAAATCCATGGACACCGGAGCACATTGCAAGTGTACTGGGTTTCTCAAAGAATACCAATTCGTTTTTCTACTTAACCTCGGCCTCACGTGATTATGGATTTACCATTGGGACAAGCAGAGCCAAAACTATTGAATTAACTGCTCTGGGACGTAAATTGGTTTTTCCTGAATCACCTGTAGATGAAGCATCAAGTATAAAAGAAGCTTTTAATAATATCGAAGTCTTCAAAAAAGTAATTGAATATTATCATGGTACAAATTTTCCAGAAGATCAATATTTATGCAACACATTAAAGGAAAATTTTGACGTTGACCCCTCTTATCATGCTGATTTCTTGAGAATTTTCAAAGAAAATATTAACCTAATTAACCAATATGGTTATGTAAAATCAGATACCACGGCAATGAGTGTTTTGTCGCCGGATACAAAACTTGTGCGCGTAGAACAGGCTGGAAACTCAAAAGAGTTGTTTGTGATTATACCTTTTAAAGAAAAAACACAGGAATATCCAAAAGGATATTTCGATGAGGTTTATAATAGTTTAATTGTTCCTGCGGCTGAAAAAGCAGGTTATACGGCAAAAACAGCCAAGCGGTCTGGAAGCGACGTAATTCAAAGTACTATCGTTAGTGATATTTATAAAGCGGATATTATATTAGCCGACCTCACCGAGCATAACCCAAACGTCTTATTTGAGTTGGGATTAGCCATTGCTTTTAAGAAAAAGGTTGCCCTAATTAAAGCAGATGATACCCTGCCCATTTTCGATATTGATAATTTGATGCGTGTATATAGCTATGATAAAAAGCTGTGGAAATCAACCCTTGAAAAAGATATAACAAGTCTAGGTAAACATATTGAAGCGACTGCACAAACGTCTGAAACTACATATCTAGAACTGCTTTTAAAAAGATCTTAAAAAAGGTAACAGAACAGATTGAACCGATTCAAGTCCCGTAACCCCTTATAGCAAAAAAGAGACGTTCCTCTTTTCATTCGGAACGTCTCTTTTTTGGTGCGGGTAACAGGATTTGAACCTGCACAGCCTTGCGACCATAAGATCCTGAATCTTACGCGTCTGCCAATTCCGCCATACCCGCATATAAAGAATAGCCTTGTTCATATCCACAAGGCTATTCTAATTGGTGCGACTGATGGGACTTGAACCCATACGCCGAAGCACACGCCCCTCAAACGTGCCTGTCTGCCAATTCCAGCACAGTCGCATTTTTAATAGCAACACTGAAGGTTTGCAATCACAAAATGAAGTGGAGAATTTTCTAACCACTCGCTATATTTTGTTGTTTTGAGGTTTTTTGTTCTGTCCCTCAGCGCTTGTTTATTATAACATTAAGGTCATGCTATGTCAATAAGAAATTTAAAAATTTATTAAAAAAAGTTTTGTTTCAATAAAAGAAACAAAATAATAATACAGAATATCTTTTGACGAACATACTATCTTTATGTGTACCGCCGAATACATTTCACATAGTTTTCGGTTTTGAATTACATCCGATAAAAAGGTCAAGAATTAGCATGTATAAGCCCATGTCCTAAACTAAGAGTGTGACAGTCAGACATCAATGAAAGCTTAAGGCTACATAAAAATTTATTTGGTGGTTGAAGAGTGAATCTAAAAAATAGGGCATATAGTTCTAATAAAAAATCATTCTTAATGTTTTATGCGGCATATACTTTTCTTTTTGCCGTTATATTCTTGTTTGGTTACTGCTCATTTTGGATACATGGAAAATCCTTTATCTGGAACTGTGATGGGTATAACCAACATTTTCCCGCCCTTATATATATCGGCAGATACTACAGGCGTATCCTGTTGAGTATATTAAGCGGTGATTTTAATATCCCGTTGTTCGATTTCAACATCGGCATGGGCGAAAATATTATAGCAACGCTGAATTATTACGGGCTGGGCGACCCGTTTGTATTGCTGTCCGCTTTTGTTCCGGCGGCCGGAACGGAAACACTGTATGAAGTGCTTATAGTCCTTCGCATGTATCTTTCCGGCATAGCGTTCTCAGCCTTTTGCTTTTACTTTAAAAAACAGCCGTTCAGCGTCCTTATTGGGTCGATTACTTATGTATTCTGCGGGTATGCTCTTGTTGCTGGTGTCAGACACCCCTTTTTTATAAATCCGATGATTTTTCTTCCACTGATGCTGATAGGCCTTGACTTGGTACTAAGAAAAAAGAGTCCTATAATTTTTATTTTAACCGTCTTTATTTCGGCAATCACGGGCTTTTACTTCTTATACATGATGTCGCTGTTCATATTTGTATATGCTCTTATTCGTTTTAAGGCACTTTATAAAAGCAGCACATTCAAGGAATTAATAAAAGCGTTTGTAAAGTCCGTTTCGTTTTATCTTGTCGGCATAATGATGGCGTCCATATTATTTTTGCCTGTGATTTACGGCTTTTTCAGCAGTTCACGGATAAGCGGCCATATTACCGCAAAAAGCCTTTTATTGCCGCGGCAATGCTTGACATTCCTGCTCGGCTTTATCGCCGGCCCCGCAAGCTGGGATTATTTGAACATTGCGGCAATAGCGGTTCCGGCTGTCGTCGTGTTGTTTCTAAAGCGTGACGAAAAGCTAAAGCCCCTTAAAATAGGTTTTATTATCGCCTTCATTGCTGCTTTGGTACCCCTCGGGGGCTATATTATGAACGGTTTCGGCTATGTTTCCAACCGTTGGACGTTTGCTTTCAGCTTTCTCGTCGCTTTTATCGTCGTCTGCATGCTGCCGTCACTCTTTAGAATAAGTTTCCGTGAGCAGTTTTCATGCCTGGCCGCCGTTATTATATACGGCATATTGTGTTTTGTGAAAGGCAGTTCGCGCAATGCCTACACAATGCTTGCTTTCGGCATGCTTGCACTGACGACGGCAATGTTATTTTTCATTCAAATTCATAACATGGAATCAAATCAACGGCAGTTGACGCCTATACAGGATTCGCTGCCGCAAAAATTGCCGTTGAAGGGATTAGCAGCTTTAATCGTTTCTAAAAGCAATTCGTTCAGACGCTTGCCGGCGTTTCTGCTGTGTATAATCATTGTTCTGAATCTTATATCAAACGCCGTATTTTTATTTGCGCCGGATAAGAAAAACTATGTTTCAGAGTTTACTAACAAAAATACAGCCTTGTCAAAATTTCAGAATTACTCTGCTGAAGGTATTGAAAAGCTCAAGCAGAATGATAGGAGCTTTTACCGGCTCGACTCAAAAAGCAACGGCATGCCGAACGCTTCAATGCTGCGCTCATACCCGGGCGTTTCGGTATACTATAGCATAATTAATTCCAACATGACTGATTTTAGACGCAAGTTTAGCGTTTCACCCTCAATGTCTACAGCTTTCAATCTGGGCAATCTCGACAGCAGGGCGGCGCTTGAGACGTTGTCCTCGGTCAAATACTTTGCATTAGGGCAGGGCAGCAGTCTCGATTATGTTCCCTACGGCTTTGAAAAGACCGATATTCCCGGTGTATATTACAACAAATATGCTCTGCCGCTCGGATACACCTATGACAGCTATATCACTGAATCCGAATTTAATAAGATGGGCGCTCTGGAAAGGCAGGAGGCGGCACTCCAGACGGCAATCATAGATGGCGAAGTGAGCGGCTGGCCAAAAGGCCGCATCAAAAACACTGTTAAAAAATTAAACTGCGCAGTAAAAACAGACGGCGCCGAATGGAGAAACGGGGAACTTATTGTCAAAAAGCCAAACGCCAAGATAAATGTAACTTTTAACGGGCTATCCGGCAGTGAAACATATATAAGGCTCGAGGACCTAATTTTGAGTGAGTCCGGAGTCGACTTTATGACGGTGGGAGTTTCGTCTGAAAACATAAACAAAACTCTGTATGTGAGGTCTGAATATGACAACTTTTATTACGGAGAGAACGATTACCTCATAAACCTCGGATACAGGCAGGACGGCATAACCTCCGCGTCGTTTGAATTTACGACACCGGGACGATATAAGCTGAAGGACATAGAGGTCTTTTGTATCCCGATGGAGGAATATGGAAAATATATTTCGCGCCTGTCAGAAAATTCGCTTAAAGATGTCACAGTAAGCCCAAACCGCGTTTTAGGGGAAATTACTCTTGAGAGAGACAAAATTCTGTGCCTGACTATACCTTATAGCAGCGGATGGACGGCGACTGTAGATTCAAAACCTGTGAAAATACTCAAGGCAAACACACTTTTCATGGCGATTCCGCTGAAAAAGGGCAGTCATACAATTGAACTTCATTATTTCACGCCGGGTTTGAAGCCCGGTGCGGTGTTGTCCGCTTTTGGATTTATTATATTTATAGTGCTTTCAGTGATTTACTTTAAGCGTTCTCGAAAAGCAAGAGGGTACAAGAAAGCAAAAACGCACTCACCGTAAATTTGCATACCCGCTTTTGCCGTTAAAACACAGGGGTCGCTTGCAGCATTTAACCTAATAGCCTCATTGTTTACTTTGTCGCGCGATCAACAAAGAACCAGGGTGTACGCAGCTTCGCACGCCCTGATTCTTATTATTTGCCGCAATACTTTCCAGAATGTTCTTTTGGATGAATTGATATAATTATAAAATCAAATTCCTCTTGAGCGTAAAAATTCTGTTATGCTGCCACCTGAAGCGATTGGCCGGATAAGTGTCCGCTCATAAAGACTGCCGTCATCGAGTTCTCCATGCAGGTTAAGCTCCACATTGTAGATCCCATTCTTAAGTTTGGGCGCGCGCGGCAACTCGTTTCCATTTTTAAAGCTGTATTCTGCGACAACATCATAACTGTCGGCACAGGTGCGCAGAATCCTCATTTCCGCATTGACTTTTCCCGGAGCCGGCGAACTCGGGCATGCACAGAACGTATTCTTGCCCATGAGACAGATTACCGCCGTATATGCACCCTTACACGGCGCTGCCAGAAGCCGCCACTTGCCCGGCTGGGGGTCAAGTATTTCAGTTTTGTAAATAATAACGCCGCTGCTTTCTTTTTTCGCAGCGAGTATTTTCCTAAGGCCAGATGGGGAAGCAAGGCTGAAAAGCCGGTGATTAAATTCGCCTGAAAATGTAACGGTAATAATAATCCTTTCTGCGGTGCTGTCTATATAAAAGCTTTCATCAATGCCCTTTTCGAGGCTCCCACCTCTGAGGATATGGGCTGGGCGGGAAATTTTGCGCGGCGCAAAAACTGGGACTGCAGGTTCAGCTTTTTTGCCTTTGAGCACAGGTTCGAGGTGTTTCCACATGAATTTGCCTTTGCCCATTTGAGCGTGGTTATAGGGATAAGTACCCATATGCTCGCCCTTTGGATTGTGAGCGCTTTCAACGGTGACAACGCCGTCAT
This DNA window, taken from [Clostridium] cellulosi, encodes the following:
- the cysD gene encoding O-acetylhomoserine (thiol)-lyase (High confidence in function and specificity) is translated as MANVLEKTAYRFDTQRLRAGYEPKEHNYAVSPPIYQTTAYDFRDVEHAKALFGIREAGNLYTRIGNPTVSVLEQRVAALDGASGAIALASGMAAISYTLLNIAEGGGRILTSPYLYGGSADSFKKIYPKFGITIDYAKNIENPEKLSDEITPDTKAIYVESISNPSAVLLDIDAIARVAHEHGIPLIVDNTIATPYLYNPIAHGADIVIYSATKGLAGHGNVIAGLILESGKFNWQTDKFPQFSEKYYTLRDINDNNRSFLEVFPEAPFTSRVRFNYLNYFGAALSPFDAYLVLLGLETLSERIAKQVQNAKALAEYLNTHESVEWVRYPGLKGSPYYDLAERDFPRGVGGVLAFGFKGTTAQRETFLNSVKLFHYHVNIGDVRSLIVNSPQTTHGELESYEKKIADIPENLIRISAGLEDVSDLIADLEQAFKKART
- a CDS encoding nitrogenase (High confidence in function and specificity), which encodes MSRSGMIEQERFTCAIGAMQSVVAIPRAVPILHSGPGCGEMVAGFFERSKGYTGGPTAPCTNFSEKEVVFGGINRLRDIIKNTYKVLDTDLQVVMTGCTAGIVGDDVDSLVAEFAEEGKPIVSVETAGFKATNFEAHSLVVNAIIDQYVSRFESENKPKSQKNTVNLIASIPYQDPFWKGNLAEYKRLLAGIGLKANVLFGPESGGVKEWQTIPTAGFNILVSPWYGKPIADHLKSKYGQEYTWFHHIPIGANETEAFLNQVVEFAVAQGAEIDEKKARAFIKHESDAYYEEIENLAAFLLEFRYGLPNHAHILHDAGYVVALSKFLLHEVGIVPKEQFVTDGTPEKFQETIRADLKSTSNKREIPLYFEPDAGKAQEILRGIRHNGRGIIIGSGWDKELAKEKGYDFLPAAVPSQYRLVLTTNYAGFTGGLRVIEDIYQTVLSTYA
- a CDS encoding putative protein MJ1093 (High confidence in function and specificity), yielding MAFTYDDLKKRHPCFAVGAKNYKGRVHLPVSPGCNIYCNFCKRDINDTDIRPGVASKIITPKEAVEVVREAVALCPDITVVGVAGPGDTLATPYALETFRLIKKEFPQIIKCMSTNGLLLPEYADEIIEVGIDSLTVTVNAVDPAIEAQICAGIFYHGKRYVGTEAAEILIRNQLAGIEKVSQSGITVKVNTVLIPEINAEHVPEVAKTVASRGAKIYNIIPLIPQHKLSWCSEPGCELLSKARAEAEKYIDVFRHCQRCRADAAGIPGGRDVSDQVYIRPIKAENTFSHG
- a CDS encoding nitrogenase molybdenum-iron protein, alpha and beta chains (High confidence in function and specificity), yielding MPNINLSLPEVQIREIRINSITGYQGDAKELAEMSYCGLKDKGRSFSQCLGCATSKAACMTILIQDGAVISHGPVGCASCLHDFAFTYRVNSPLRGVEHPTPRHIFSTNLKEKDTVYGGNIKLANTIREVYDRTRANAIFVLTTCAAGIIGDDVESICNEAEEELGIPVVAIFCEGFRSKVWTTGFDAAYHGIARKLIQKPRERRHDMVNVINFWGSDVFTEWFAPFGVKPNYITPYSTVNRLRYASEAAATVQVCSTLGSYLGAVLEQDFGVPEIPAAPPYGIAQTDRWFRALGKVLGKEEVAEKIIAEKKKKYLPKIEALREKLSGKTAYVTAGAAHGHALLNVLEELGLKAVGAAIFHHDPVYDSGRRENDQLSQHVTDYGNVPNFNVCSKQEFELVNALNRIRPDVLLARHGGMTLWGAKLGIPSLLIGDEHYSMGYEGLVNYGERLLETIENDEFVKNLEKHAVNPYTEWWLEQPPYYFLKGGAGK
- the mccA gene encoding O-acetylserine dependent cystathionine beta-synthase (High confidence in function and specificity); the encoded protein is MVYDDMQQLIGNTPLVRLRHSGFPDGIRVYAKLELYNPGGSVKDRIGKYMIEDAEKRGVLVPGGTIVEGTAGNTGLGIAFAALNRGYRLIMVVPTKFSEEKQVLLRALGAEVINTPREEGMQGAERKAEELRKSIPNAISLEQFRNPANPLAHYETTGPEIWSDLGVSIDYFVAGAGSGGTYTGIVRYLKEGKPNIKGILADPIGSTIGGGEHGDYDIEGIGNDFIADTMDMSLVDEVIKVSDDEAFEETRLLARNEGIIAGSSSGANLAAIRKIAARIKYGTIVTVLPDRGERYISKNLF
- a CDS encoding dinitrogenase iron-molybdenum cofactor biosynthesis (High confidence in function and specificity), whose protein sequence is MSYRIGFASIDGTIIDQHFGSARYWQIYDVDTEAHFVETRKTAAKCQGHCEGGFEHLISVLNDCDAIFVLKIGEPAAAFMLSKGKRVFEAAGEVDKILAKLIGDRLLEDNG